The Candidatus Limnocylindria bacterium genome has a window encoding:
- a CDS encoding glycerate kinase yields MPERDAPRVVIAPQSFKGSADAVAVASAIARGVRRTWPRAVCVELPLADGGEGTTLALVRATGGEMRGARVHDPLGREIDAQWGVLGDRVTAVLEMAAASGLPLLRVVERDPRITSTRGTGELILAAAASGAQRIVIGIGGSATNDGGAGMARAFGYRFFDAHGAELAEGGGALVHLARIEGQTDPRLIRPAIDVACDVRNPLLGPEGATAVYGPQKGATPEIQRALEAALTRYADVVEAFVGRDVRSVPGAGAAGGLGAGLIAFLDARLVSGSALVLDAVGFDKRLVGADLVITGEGRIDGQSSYGKLTHAVTVAAKRRGVPVVAVAGTVGPGHEAMREAGIEAIETLAGTSDADRDAAIRYPLPRIEDAAERLARGRAPARGSR; encoded by the coding sequence GTGCCCGAGCGCGACGCGCCGCGGGTCGTGATCGCTCCCCAATCGTTCAAAGGCAGTGCCGACGCGGTCGCGGTCGCGAGCGCGATCGCGCGCGGCGTGCGGCGCACATGGCCACGCGCCGTTTGCGTCGAGCTACCGCTCGCCGATGGGGGAGAGGGGACGACGCTTGCCCTCGTGCGAGCGACCGGTGGTGAGATGCGTGGCGCTCGCGTGCACGATCCGCTCGGACGCGAGATCGACGCGCAGTGGGGCGTGCTCGGTGACCGCGTCACCGCGGTCCTCGAGATGGCTGCCGCGAGCGGGTTGCCGCTGCTTCGAGTGGTTGAGCGAGATCCGCGCATCACATCGACGCGCGGCACGGGCGAGCTCATCCTGGCCGCAGCCGCGTCGGGTGCGCAGCGGATCGTGATCGGGATCGGCGGCAGCGCGACGAACGACGGCGGCGCGGGCATGGCGCGCGCGTTCGGCTATCGATTCTTCGACGCGCACGGTGCCGAGCTCGCCGAGGGTGGAGGCGCGCTCGTGCATCTCGCGCGCATCGAGGGACAGACCGATCCACGCCTCATCCGGCCCGCCATCGACGTCGCGTGCGATGTGCGCAATCCGCTGCTCGGTCCCGAGGGCGCCACAGCGGTCTACGGACCGCAGAAGGGCGCGACGCCGGAGATCCAACGCGCGCTCGAAGCCGCCCTCACGCGGTATGCCGACGTCGTCGAAGCGTTCGTGGGTCGCGACGTGCGGAGCGTGCCGGGTGCCGGTGCGGCCGGCGGCCTCGGGGCGGGGCTCATCGCGTTCCTCGATGCGCGGCTCGTCTCCGGATCGGCCCTGGTCCTCGACGCCGTCGGTTTCGATAAGCGTCTCGTCGGAGCGGACCTCGTGATCACCGGCGAGGGCCGGATCGATGGCCAGAGCAGCTACGGCAAGCTCACCCATGCCGTGACCGTTGCCGCCAAACGCCGCGGCGTCCCCGTCGTCGCGGTCGCGGGGACGGTCGGTCCCGGTCATGAGGCGATGCGTGAAGCCGGCATCGAGGCCATCGAGACGCTCGCGGGCACGTCGGACGCCGACCGAGATGCCGCGATCCGCTACCCCTTACCACGCATCGAGGACGCGGCCGAGCGACTGGCACGCGGTCGTGCACCGGCGCGCGGAAGCCGATAG
- a CDS encoding tetratricopeptide repeat protein — protein MPTRTRRHRAAPDSPALRQLGQRLREARVAAGLSQAQLGSPYYTRAHVSAIELGKIHPAMKSLEHMAAKLGKAASYFVEDAAVARSRREQEFDVDRTIALASRMTAADCIRQADELLERDALSTNQRSRLHLARARALNLTERPSGALRDLTIAQRLAAQLKDPGLAHTIDYELGAATRGTGDSLRARDLFLALLGTLERSNDRDRLLRIRVLQALGAVCVDLGEPQAAAGYLNSALEWAQDVGDLSALFAIYYALAVSHRAQGDLEIATTYLQRALAASEVARDLTATAIVHNMLAVIAADGGRVQAAYEHADRAIDLGRMAGPIVYVAHYLNTKSECAAKLGDWTTAEHAARESLALGKTAENQVAAAAGHVALSQVFEHRGEGEVATRELLQAADIYRSLGSKAELADVLMRLSRAAKARGDLVEAERFATLAFEATRSISTFVDAASRPPSAPPRRSAHS, from the coding sequence GTGCCCACGCGCACCCGTCGGCATCGCGCGGCCCCGGACTCTCCAGCACTGCGCCAGCTCGGTCAGCGCCTTCGTGAGGCACGCGTCGCGGCGGGGTTGAGCCAGGCTCAGCTGGGGTCCCCGTATTACACGCGTGCCCACGTGAGCGCGATCGAGCTCGGGAAGATCCATCCCGCGATGAAATCCCTCGAGCACATGGCCGCGAAGCTTGGGAAGGCGGCCTCCTACTTCGTGGAAGACGCCGCGGTCGCACGTTCTCGTCGCGAGCAGGAATTCGACGTCGATCGCACGATCGCTCTCGCGTCGCGGATGACCGCCGCGGACTGCATCAGGCAGGCCGATGAGCTTCTCGAACGCGATGCGCTTTCGACGAATCAACGCAGCCGCCTTCACCTCGCGCGCGCGCGGGCCTTGAATCTGACTGAGCGGCCGAGTGGGGCCCTTCGAGATCTGACGATCGCGCAGCGCCTCGCCGCGCAGCTCAAGGACCCAGGGTTAGCGCACACCATCGACTACGAGCTCGGGGCCGCGACACGCGGGACCGGAGACTCATTGCGCGCACGGGACCTCTTCCTCGCCCTGCTCGGAACCCTCGAACGGAGCAACGATCGGGATCGCCTCCTACGGATACGCGTGCTGCAAGCACTCGGGGCAGTTTGCGTCGATCTCGGTGAGCCTCAAGCAGCGGCTGGCTACCTCAATTCCGCACTCGAGTGGGCTCAGGACGTCGGCGACCTCAGCGCGTTGTTCGCGATCTACTACGCCTTAGCCGTGTCGCATCGTGCTCAGGGCGATCTCGAGATCGCGACCACGTATCTGCAACGCGCTCTCGCGGCAAGCGAGGTGGCCAGGGATCTGACAGCGACCGCGATCGTCCACAACATGCTGGCTGTGATCGCTGCCGACGGCGGTCGGGTTCAGGCCGCGTATGAGCATGCCGACCGCGCGATCGACCTCGGTCGGATGGCCGGACCGATCGTGTACGTCGCGCATTACCTGAACACAAAGTCCGAGTGCGCTGCCAAGCTGGGTGATTGGACGACGGCCGAGCACGCCGCACGGGAGTCACTGGCCCTCGGGAAGACGGCCGAGAATCAGGTGGCGGCTGCGGCCGGTCACGTCGCGCTCTCACAAGTGTTCGAGCATCGCGGCGAAGGTGAGGTGGCAACTCGCGAACTCCTACAAGCGGCCGACATATACCGCAGCCTCGGCTCGAAGGCGGAGCTCGCAGACGTGCTCATGAGGCTCAGCCGCGCCGCTAAGGCACGCGGCGATCTCGTCGAGGCGGAGCGTTTCGCGACGCTGGCGTTCGAGGCGACCCGCTCGATAAGCACGTTCGTGGATGCGGCTAGCCGCCCGCCGTCTGCGCCTCCGCGGCGGTCAGCACATTCCTGA
- the glpX gene encoding class II fructose-bisphosphatase, producing the protein MLGPPIPTDRTSSLELVRITEAAAISAAHWMGHGDNDRADEAAVEAMRKAMDEVAFHGTVVIGEGERDQAPMLYIGEKVGRGEGPEVDIAVDPLEGTNPVAKGRANALATIAVSEPGGLLHAPDTYMDKLVVGKPAAGKVDLDRPVAENLKIIAKSLNRDVDDLTVVVLDRPRHAQLIAQLRAAGSRIKLIEDGDLMAAISVAVAGTGVHAVMGIGGAPEGVLAAAALKCLGAEILGRLKFRSDEERERAKKMGVVDDGRVYRTDDLASGRDVRFVATGVTDGDLLQGVRFFAGGARTHSVLMDRRLGKLRFIDSTHFEDPANPPVVRL; encoded by the coding sequence ATGCTCGGTCCGCCGATCCCCACCGATCGCACTTCCAGCCTCGAGCTCGTGCGCATCACCGAAGCGGCGGCGATCTCGGCCGCGCACTGGATGGGACACGGCGACAACGACCGCGCTGACGAAGCTGCGGTCGAGGCGATGCGCAAGGCGATGGATGAGGTCGCGTTCCACGGGACCGTCGTCATCGGCGAGGGCGAGCGCGACCAGGCACCGATGCTCTACATCGGTGAGAAGGTCGGTCGTGGCGAGGGTCCCGAGGTCGACATCGCGGTCGACCCGCTCGAGGGGACGAACCCCGTCGCGAAGGGCCGCGCGAACGCGCTCGCGACGATCGCCGTGTCGGAGCCCGGAGGCCTGCTGCACGCGCCGGACACCTATATGGACAAGCTCGTGGTGGGAAAACCTGCGGCAGGGAAGGTCGATCTCGACCGCCCGGTCGCGGAGAACCTCAAGATCATCGCGAAGTCGCTGAATCGCGATGTCGACGACCTCACCGTCGTCGTACTCGACCGACCGCGTCACGCACAGCTCATCGCGCAGCTGCGCGCGGCCGGATCGCGCATCAAGCTCATCGAGGACGGCGATCTCATGGCGGCGATCTCGGTGGCCGTGGCGGGCACCGGTGTGCACGCCGTGATGGGCATCGGCGGCGCACCCGAGGGCGTGCTCGCAGCGGCAGCTCTGAAGTGCCTCGGTGCGGAGATCCTCGGCCGTCTCAAGTTCCGCAGCGACGAGGAGCGCGAGCGCGCGAAGAAGATGGGCGTCGTCGACGACGGGCGCGTGTACCGGACCGACGATCTTGCGAGCGGACGCGATGTGCGATTCGTCGCGACGGGTGTCACCGACGGCGATCTTCTGCAGGGCGTTCGTTTCTTCGCCGGTGGCGCGCGGACCCACTCGGTGCTGATGGATCGCCGGCTCGGGAAGCTCCGCTTCATCGACTCGACGCACTTCGAGGACCCGGCGAATCCACCCGTCGTCCGGCTCTAG